From Aegilops tauschii subsp. strangulata cultivar AL8/78 chromosome 5, Aet v6.0, whole genome shotgun sequence:
TTTATGTCTTGATTGTATTGTTAATGTATATATATCCTAAACTAAAGCGTGTCATCTAATTCACTATGCTCCTTACTTTTGAAGCTTTGCCATTCAACTGAGCTGTTCAATTTTGGATTGATTTATGATTTGGACCGACGAGCTCTCATTTAGTTAGGGGATTTAATTCATGATTTTTACTAGGACAATGTATCTCAAATTAATGGCAGCAACCAATCCGTAAAAATACATCAGGCTTGTGCACCCTCTCGCCATCTAAAAAAAAAGCTCCAACAAGTGACACTGTGACACAAATAAAATACATGCGGACACCAAAGTAAAAAACTTCTCCACATAATTATTGGTTGAAACACAAAATCACACCGTCAAGAAAGTCCACCGAAACACCGCATCATGGAAAAGAAAACATACTTCATCACCTTCCCCACATGGTAAACCAACAACATCAACAACGCAGTGTAACGCGTACAACCCTTAGTGCATATGTAAGTACGTACGATGGACATATTCTCACCCTGGTGGTTGGCTGTTCATATGCATATTCAAAATCTTCAAGGTTAATCAACTTTATGATAAAATATATACTTCGGGGCAAAACGTCACAGGGTCCGATGTTCATCTCATGTACTATTCCGAAGTATTTATCATAATACTCTCACTTAATATATatgtaactataaaaaatgaCCGCATAAGACAATTCGACGGTGTTACTCGGCTTAGAGGAATGTAAGCCTGAGTGACTGAAAAATTGCACCTGGCTTACAGCCCCACACACGGCGGCAAGCTATTTTCATGTAGTGAAAGTTCGAAATAGGTCATTCCGCAATATTATTTTTTTGGAAACGCAATAAAGGAGTATATGTGTATATATGCTAGGTCTCTCCTTCACGATGAAGCTCCTCACGTTTCTTCGACAAGTTTACTAAGAAAACCCGGTGGACAATTCAAAACTAACAGAGCGCGCCAAAACTAACACAGGAGTTGCTCTATCCTCTAGGGCAGCAGGTTGATCTTCCCACTGCTCTTCTCCGCGATGACGAAGGTCCGCACCATGTCCTCGACGGGCTCCCAGACAACCTTCCGCCATAGCTCCTGCACCCCTTCGCCGTCAGCCATCCGCGCCAGCACCTCTGTGCAGTCCACCCGCCGGACGTCCCACCCCTCCAGCGTGCTCAGCCGCCGGATCTTCTCCACCTGCTCCAGCACCAGCCCGAACGTGTTAACCTTGATATCCTCCACCGCTCTCCCCAGCATCGCCGGTGCGCCGTCGTCATCGCCGTCGCTCGCGCGTCGCAGGTACGCGTCCATCTCCGGCAGGCCGATGGCGCGGCGCACGCCCCGGGTGTAGCTGGCGTCCGGGTCGAACGCCGCGCGTGCCTCTTCCACCAGCCCGCGCCGCACCATATCGTCCACCCGTACGGCCGTGGACCGGCGGAGGACTTCCGGCGCGGCGTCAAGCCAGACGAAGAGGCAGTCATGGGAGGAGCGGAAGGCGCCGCCGTCTCCTTCGACGAGCGCATTGACGTACCGGTTGGAGCCGCCGGCCACCACGGGGAGGCCGCCGTTGGAGAGAACGCGCTTGATCGCGTCAGCCGCCT
This genomic window contains:
- the LOC109787247 gene encoding adenylate isopentenyltransferase 3, chloroplastic-like translates to MEQRRGGKPKVVFVLGATSTGKSKLAIALAARFGGEVINSDKIQVYAGLPVITNKVTDEECAGVPHHLLGCVPCPDADFTVDDFCREAADAIKRVLSNGGLPVVAGGSNRYVNALVEGDGGAFRSSHDCLFVWLDAAPEVLRRSTAVRVDDMVRRGLVEEARAAFDPDASYTRGVRRAIGLPEMDAYLRRASDGDDDGAPAMLGRAVEDIKVNTFGLVLEQVEKIRRLSTLEGWDVRRVDCTEVLARMADGEGVQELWRKVVWEPVEDMVRTFVIAEKSSGKINLLP